In one Mucilaginibacter ginsenosidivorax genomic region, the following are encoded:
- a CDS encoding SusC/RagA family TonB-linked outer membrane protein, producing the protein MKKNYRFILRLFYDARQVAGLLLFMLIASASAFAQSTQIKGTVTDETNAPLPGVVVTVKSTGKATTTNSNGIYQVTVSGADDVLRFTFLGSVPKDVTVGGRTVVNITMVTDTKQLKDVVVIGYGTASRKDVTGAITSVKAEDFNQGVLTTPAELLQGKVAGLNITKSGDPNKQPATILRGPSTFRTGAAQQPFYVIDGVPGASIDLLAPADIESIDVLKDASSTAIYGSRASNGVIIVTTRKAKTGQTRLTYSAYGAMEKVSKNIDMLTGDELRKYLADNGVTPLKQPLDDDGSNTNWQKLAERTGYSQNHNLSYGGAGTNSEYGVSVNYLKNNGILKNTSLERTIYKGYINQRFFDDRLRLNLTLTNSATKNNDIVQSQILSGILFYLPTVSPFNPDGTYKENFARTGSGTLNPLSLINNNFIKTDNNKTLINGMAQVDIVKGLKFTLTGSTQKEQNNVNTYYNSQSGIAVGANGVANRAAYTNTSNVVEAYFNYDKVFGQHSLKALAGYSYQQDRTNDGFGVQTQGFSNDNLTYNNLSFSNPTSLSQIIFNPAYISTLRLISYYGRVQYQYADKYLLQASLREDGSSGFGLNQRHGYFPAASVGWKIISEKFMEGMPVISDLKLRAGYGVSGNSLGFDAFTARLIYGSGGKFLSNGVITNSIGPVRNENTDLKWESTATTNIGLDFGFLQNRITGSVDYYIKTTSDLITDYSVSSTQYPYPVLTANVGKIKNSGIEVVLNAIPVKTNSFTWRTSFNVSHNKNEVVSLSNNQFTINNILTAQLGGKGQSFLSSQIIQPGYAIGTYYLWHYLGKNENGVSTYQKADGSTTASQPLTTDQRITGSAQPKMIYGWNNSFFYKNFDLNFLFRGVYGSQILNATLASLNNPADSKFQNIPRYTLGESYKDINAYLVSDRYLESGSYLRLDNATLGYTIKPHVQAIKSLRFYASGNNIFIITKYKGVDPEVNIGGLTPGIDNKDFYPKTRTFSLGVTASF; encoded by the coding sequence ATGAAAAAAAACTACAGATTCATTTTAAGGCTATTTTACGACGCTCGGCAAGTAGCCGGGCTGCTGCTTTTTATGCTGATAGCCTCTGCAAGCGCATTTGCGCAAAGCACCCAAATTAAAGGTACCGTTACCGACGAAACCAATGCCCCCCTGCCCGGCGTTGTGGTAACCGTTAAAAGTACGGGCAAAGCTACCACAACCAACAGTAATGGTATTTACCAGGTTACGGTTAGCGGTGCTGATGACGTTTTAAGATTTACGTTTTTAGGCTCGGTACCAAAAGATGTAACTGTGGGTGGCAGAACTGTTGTAAATATTACCATGGTTACCGATACCAAACAGCTTAAGGATGTTGTTGTTATTGGTTATGGTACCGCAAGCCGTAAAGATGTAACGGGCGCAATTACATCGGTAAAGGCCGAAGATTTTAACCAGGGGGTATTAACTACCCCTGCCGAGCTTTTGCAAGGTAAAGTAGCGGGCTTAAACATTACCAAAAGCGGCGACCCTAACAAACAACCTGCAACTATTTTAAGGGGGCCTTCAACTTTCCGTACAGGGGCGGCGCAACAGCCATTTTATGTAATTGATGGTGTCCCGGGCGCATCCATTGATCTTTTAGCTCCTGCTGATATTGAAAGTATAGATGTGTTAAAGGATGCATCGTCAACAGCCATTTATGGCTCGCGCGCTTCAAACGGTGTGATTATTGTTACCACACGCAAGGCAAAAACCGGCCAAACAAGGTTAACCTATAGCGCCTATGGCGCCATGGAAAAAGTATCAAAAAACATTGATATGCTAACCGGCGACGAGCTGCGTAAATACCTGGCCGATAACGGCGTAACACCACTAAAACAACCATTGGACGATGACGGATCAAATACCAACTGGCAAAAACTTGCCGAACGTACCGGCTATTCGCAAAATCATAACTTATCATACGGAGGCGCCGGTACAAACTCGGAGTATGGCGTAAGCGTAAACTATTTGAAAAATAACGGCATCCTGAAAAATACCAGTCTTGAACGTACCATTTACAAAGGCTATATTAACCAGCGCTTTTTTGATGACAGGCTTAGGTTAAATTTAACATTAACCAACAGTGCTACCAAAAACAACGATATTGTACAGAGCCAGATATTATCGGGCATATTATTTTACCTGCCTACTGTAAGCCCGTTTAACCCGGACGGAACCTACAAAGAAAACTTTGCCCGCACAGGCAGTGGTACGTTAAATCCGTTATCATTAATTAATAATAACTTTATTAAAACCGATAACAACAAAACCCTGATAAACGGCATGGCCCAGGTTGATATTGTGAAAGGCTTAAAGTTTACGCTTACCGGATCGACCCAAAAAGAACAAAACAACGTAAATACGTATTATAACAGCCAATCGGGTATTGCTGTTGGTGCAAATGGTGTGGCTAACCGTGCCGCTTATACCAATACCAGTAATGTTGTTGAGGCATATTTTAACTACGATAAGGTATTTGGCCAGCACTCCCTTAAAGCATTGGCCGGTTACTCATACCAGCAGGACCGTACCAATGATGGTTTTGGCGTACAAACCCAGGGGTTTTCAAATGATAATTTAACGTACAATAACCTGTCGTTCTCAAACCCTACAAGTTTGTCGCAAATTATTTTTAACCCGGCTTATATCTCAACCTTAAGGTTAATATCTTATTACGGTCGCGTGCAATACCAGTATGCCGATAAATACCTGTTACAGGCTTCATTAAGGGAAGACGGCTCGTCGGGGTTTGGTTTAAACCAACGTCATGGATATTTCCCGGCAGCTTCTGTGGGATGGAAGATCATCAGCGAAAAATTTATGGAAGGTATGCCGGTGATCAGCGATCTGAAGCTGAGGGCTGGTTACGGTGTATCTGGTAACAGCCTTGGTTTTGATGCTTTTACTGCACGATTGATATATGGCAGCGGTGGTAAATTTTTAAGCAACGGGGTAATCACCAACTCCATTGGCCCTGTACGTAATGAAAACACCGATCTGAAATGGGAAAGTACAGCAACCACCAACATCGGGTTGGATTTTGGGTTCCTGCAAAACCGGATTACCGGCTCGGTTGATTATTATATCAAAACAACGTCCGATTTGATCACCGATTATTCGGTGTCATCAACCCAGTACCCTTACCCGGTATTAACGGCCAACGTTGGTAAAATAAAAAACAGCGGTATTGAGGTTGTGCTGAATGCCATCCCCGTAAAAACCAACAGCTTTACCTGGCGTACATCGTTCAACGTATCGCACAATAAAAACGAGGTGGTTAGTTTATCAAACAACCAATTTACCATCAACAATATTTTAACTGCGCAGCTGGGTGGTAAAGGCCAATCATTTTTAAGCAGCCAGATTATACAGCCAGGTTACGCAATTGGCACCTATTACCTTTGGCACTACCTGGGCAAAAACGAAAACGGGGTAAGTACTTATCAAAAAGCCGATGGATCAACCACCGCTTCGCAACCGCTTACAACAGACCAGCGGATTACGGGTAGTGCGCAGCCTAAAATGATTTACGGCTGGAACAACAGTTTCTTTTACAAAAACTTCGATCTTAATTTCCTGTTCCGCGGTGTTTACGGCAGCCAGATATTGAACGCGACGCTTGCGTCGTTGAACAATCCGGCCGATTCAAAATTCCAGAATATCCCCAGGTACACCCTTGGCGAATCGTATAAAGATATCAATGCTTACCTGGTATCAGATCGCTATTTAGAGAGCGGGTCATACCTGCGTTTGGATAACGCCACACTGGGTTACACTATTAAACCGCACGTTCAGGCTATTAAAAGTTTGCGTTTTTATGCTTCGGGCAACAACATCTTTATCATTACCAAATACAAAGGTGTTGATCCCGAGGTTAATATTGGTGGTTTAACCCCCGGTATCGATAATAAAGACTTTTATCCTAAAACACGCACGTTCAGCCTGGGTGTTACCGCGTCATTTTAA
- a CDS encoding RagB/SusD family nutrient uptake outer membrane protein, with amino-acid sequence MKKIFILCAAILAIISTYSSCTKLDVPVESQYVKTNFPVTDADYNALLGTIYSNLSSQYAVPYWRMQELSTDEAILPARDGNFDDGGQYRQLHYHSWTFDHPNVTAIWQWGFGGVNACNRILGTIKASSSTDAKKASSSAEVKAMRALYNYFMMDLYGNVPIITDFPVTTPPSTQPRAKVYQYIESELLAALPLLPVKTSSNAALYYGRPTKAMVFALLEKMYLNAQVYTGTANYTGAVAMADSVLKNNNYSLDLKYRDIFLPNNGPQINETIFAIPYDQQIPGNQFTRFGFFYYLAQAYGFNVGLSIAMSTTPEFYNRFNLPSDVRSKTWLAGPQFAPDGAGGFTTTPVYYPGTTTQIYIEPKLTLVPGKPMDLGNTIAAQSEGVRSMKYYPDPTIIQATRLNGNDVPVLRLADVMLMKAEAILRGATATVVNGELQTPDVLINKIRTRANAPTGAGFTLDDLLDERAREFSWEAWRRNDLIRFGKFEVEYPLPNDVLSMNKDITRRLYPIPATEIKLNPNLVQNPGY; translated from the coding sequence ATGAAAAAGATATTCATATTATGTGCGGCCATACTTGCCATTATAAGCACATACTCGTCATGCACAAAATTAGATGTACCTGTCGAGTCGCAGTACGTAAAAACAAACTTCCCGGTAACCGATGCGGATTATAACGCCTTGTTAGGTACCATTTACTCTAACCTTTCATCGCAATACGCGGTTCCTTACTGGCGTATGCAGGAGCTATCTACCGACGAGGCTATTTTGCCCGCCCGCGATGGTAACTTTGACGATGGGGGCCAGTACAGGCAATTACACTACCACAGCTGGACATTTGATCACCCTAACGTAACAGCCATTTGGCAATGGGGTTTTGGCGGCGTTAACGCCTGTAACCGCATATTGGGTACTATTAAAGCCTCGTCATCAACTGATGCCAAAAAGGCCTCTTCATCTGCCGAGGTTAAGGCTATGCGCGCCCTGTACAATTACTTCATGATGGATTTGTATGGCAATGTGCCTATTATTACCGATTTCCCGGTAACTACGCCGCCTTCAACCCAGCCACGCGCCAAGGTATACCAGTACATTGAAAGCGAATTACTGGCTGCATTACCGCTTTTGCCTGTTAAAACAAGCAGTAATGCTGCTTTATATTATGGCCGCCCAACCAAGGCTATGGTTTTTGCTTTGCTGGAGAAAATGTATCTGAACGCCCAGGTTTATACCGGCACCGCTAACTATACCGGCGCGGTTGCCATGGCCGATAGCGTTTTAAAAAACAACAACTACAGCCTTGATTTAAAATACCGCGACATATTTTTGCCGAATAATGGTCCGCAGATTAATGAGACCATATTTGCTATCCCTTATGATCAGCAAATTCCGGGCAACCAATTTACCCGGTTTGGCTTTTTCTATTACCTGGCGCAGGCATATGGTTTTAACGTGGGTTTAAGTATTGCCATGAGCACTACGCCCGAATTTTACAACCGCTTTAACCTGCCAAGCGATGTGCGGTCGAAGACATGGCTGGCCGGGCCGCAGTTTGCACCCGATGGCGCAGGCGGCTTTACAACCACGCCGGTATATTACCCGGGCACAACCACGCAGATTTATATTGAGCCGAAACTAACCCTGGTACCGGGCAAGCCCATGGATTTGGGTAATACTATAGCGGCGCAGTCGGAAGGTGTACGCTCGATGAAGTATTATCCTGACCCTACCATTATACAAGCCACCCGCTTAAACGGTAACGATGTACCTGTTTTACGCCTGGCCGATGTGATGCTAATGAAAGCCGAAGCCATTTTGCGAGGTGCTACAGCAACGGTGGTAAACGGCGAGCTGCAAACCCCGGATGTTTTGATAAACAAGATCCGTACACGTGCAAATGCCCCAACAGGTGCGGGCTTTACACTGGATGATTTATTGGATGAGCGCGCCCGCGAGTTTTCATGGGAAGCATGGCGCCGTAACGACTTGATCCGTTTTGGTAAATTTGAGGTAGAGTATCCGCTACCAAATGACGTGCTGAGCATGAACAAGGATATAACCCGCAGGCTCTATCCTATACCGGCAACCGAAATTAAATTAAATCCTAACCTGGTGCAAAACCCGGGCTATTAA
- a CDS encoding phosphatidylinositol-specific phospholipase C1-like protein — MKIISGLLISLLFPLAVLKNDPDDITINKIQVIGSHNSYKRAIDPKLFKFLQQRDSVGMSKIDYEHIGLSDQLNLGLGALEIDVYADAKGGKYAHPKGLTWAPGQPAFDTEGVMKAPGFKVFHIQDIDYRSNCQTFKLCLQELKKWSDEHPSHNPIFITMNAKDERMKKPGFTIPEKFTSATFAALDKEILDNLGKQYVITPDDVRGKYKTLETAVLHNNWPTLKAAKGKFIFILDEKGAKRAAYIAGHPSLKGRVLFADAMPGTPEAAIHIMNDAKKDLVAIKALVKKGYIIRTRADSDTEEARNNDKSSFVAAQKSGAQIISTDYYKKSTHFKSDYVISFADGTYFKVDPLFKATAAVGAK; from the coding sequence ATGAAAATCATTAGCGGCTTACTGATCAGCCTGTTATTCCCCCTGGCGGTTTTAAAAAACGATCCGGATGATATTACCATTAACAAAATACAGGTAATAGGATCGCACAATAGCTATAAGCGGGCCATCGATCCCAAACTGTTTAAGTTTTTGCAGCAGCGCGATTCTGTTGGGATGAGCAAAATCGATTATGAACACATTGGTCTGTCAGATCAGCTTAATTTGGGCCTTGGCGCCCTGGAGATAGATGTTTATGCCGACGCTAAAGGCGGTAAATATGCGCACCCAAAAGGATTGACCTGGGCGCCTGGCCAGCCCGCGTTTGACACCGAAGGAGTGATGAAAGCGCCCGGTTTTAAGGTTTTTCATATACAGGACATTGACTACCGCAGCAATTGCCAAACTTTTAAACTTTGCCTGCAGGAGCTTAAAAAATGGAGCGATGAACACCCCAGCCATAACCCTATTTTTATTACCATGAATGCCAAGGACGAGCGGATGAAGAAACCCGGCTTTACCATCCCCGAAAAATTCACTTCGGCAACATTTGCTGCCCTCGACAAAGAGATTTTGGATAACCTGGGCAAACAATATGTAATAACCCCCGATGATGTAAGAGGCAAATACAAAACGCTGGAAACCGCCGTATTGCACAACAATTGGCCAACGCTAAAAGCCGCCAAAGGCAAGTTCATTTTTATTTTGGATGAGAAAGGTGCGAAAAGGGCCGCCTATATTGCCGGTCATCCATCATTAAAAGGCAGGGTGTTATTTGCCGATGCTATGCCCGGCACGCCCGAAGCCGCTATCCACATCATGAACGACGCTAAAAAAGATCTTGTTGCAATAAAAGCGCTGGTAAAAAAAGGCTACATTATCCGCACCCGTGCCGATTCGGACACCGAGGAGGCCCGCAACAATGATAAAAGCTCGTTTGTGGCAGCGCAAAAATCGGGCGCTCAAATTATCAGTACCGACTACTACAAAAAAAGCACTCACTTTAAATCAGATTACGTGATCAGTTTTGCTGATGGCACCTATTTTAAAGTTGATCCTTTGTTTAAGGCGACAGCGGCTGTTGGCGCAAAATAA
- a CDS encoding DUF4097 family beta strand repeat-containing protein, producing the protein MKTYILSALLACQTIAAIAQDNDGKTPYLTKSLASDAISSVVVNTSAGGIEVSGRAGQAPRVEVYIRGNNGRDISKEEIKKRLDEDYDLSITVTGHEVRAIAKNKHENQNFNWKKSISISFKIFVPQQVATNLKTSGGGIRLDNLKGIETFTTSGGGLEVDRLYGTIKGTTSGGGIRVTNSGDNINLQTSGGGIEAKNLTGKINLETSGGGLRLENLKGTVNAHTSGGGVEGSNIEGELVTSTSGGGIDLKGMNCSLDASTSAGSLRAQMIKVGKFLKLDVSSGNIDLQLPANQGLSLDIRGDGINQHPSKISGFSGQWDNEHIKGTVNGGGAPVTAGASSGNVSVRFN; encoded by the coding sequence ATGAAAACATATATTCTCTCGGCATTACTTGCCTGCCAAACTATAGCGGCTATAGCGCAGGATAATGATGGCAAAACGCCATACCTAACCAAATCGCTGGCAAGCGATGCCATCAGCAGCGTTGTGGTAAATACCTCGGCAGGGGGTATCGAAGTAAGTGGCCGTGCCGGGCAGGCGCCAAGGGTTGAAGTGTACATCAGGGGCAATAACGGGCGCGATATATCTAAAGAAGAAATAAAAAAACGGCTTGATGAGGATTATGACCTGAGCATAACCGTAACCGGCCACGAAGTACGGGCCATTGCCAAAAACAAGCACGAAAATCAAAACTTCAACTGGAAAAAATCAATCAGTATCTCGTTTAAAATATTTGTTCCGCAACAGGTTGCCACCAACCTGAAAACCAGCGGCGGCGGCATCCGTTTGGATAACTTGAAAGGCATCGAAACATTTACCACCAGCGGCGGCGGTTTGGAAGTTGACAGGCTTTACGGCACAATAAAAGGGACCACATCGGGCGGCGGCATCAGGGTTACCAACAGCGGCGATAACATTAACCTGCAAACCAGCGGCGGCGGTATTGAAGCTAAAAACCTTACCGGAAAAATCAACCTGGAAACATCGGGCGGCGGGTTACGCCTCGAAAATTTAAAAGGTACTGTAAATGCCCATACCAGCGGCGGCGGTGTTGAAGGCAGCAATATCGAAGGCGAGCTGGTTACCAGCACATCGGGCGGCGGCATCGACCTTAAAGGGATGAACTGCAGCCTTGACGCATCAACAAGCGCCGGCAGCCTGCGCGCGCAAATGATTAAGGTGGGCAAATTCCTGAAACTGGATGTAAGCTCGGGCAATATCGACTTACAGTTGCCGGCAAACCAGGGCCTCAGCCTTGATATCCGTGGCGATGGTATTAACCAGCACCCTTCAAAAATAAGCGGTTTTAGCGGGCAGTGGGACAACGAACATATTAAAGGCACTGTAAACGGCGGCGGTGCACCGGTAACTGCCGGGGCGTCGAGCGGTAACGTAAGCGTAAGATTTAACTAA
- a CDS encoding bifunctional fucokinase/fucose-1-phosphate guanylyltransferase — MRKLISIPPAFKQFGDQHFANENYYFSSDPKEGKVGSGGGTVNLLYEASKEEKATGPIGNWLRKEKRLIIHAGGQSRRLPAYAAVGKVFTPMPIFRWKRGQRIGQTLIDLQLPLYEEILNKAPKNLNHLVASGDVLIRAGGILPEIPDADIVCFGLWERPEKASNFGVFFAQKSSPKELAFALQKPTAQKLQELQPNYLFFIDIGVWLFSPKAMELMFERSGWNKDSNSFTNGIPSFYDMYTEFGQALGQNPTLKDDAINQLKVAIVPLPKGEFYHFGTSAELIESTDKLQNLVKNQEEIWHNKIKPSADLFTQNAITKLDFTGANNSIWIENSNIAHTWKLRCRHIITGAPANDWVLDLPEETCLDFIPVGDNDEWCVRVYSFYNPQLPVRGINANNGYTAADWFNEPVYPIFNATDLNSEIIQGLIDNPFNYPEKVKRLIAAADVADEVNLYRQYAQRETFLESNLQSMAANWKQSVFYQLDLKNAAGIFKNAKLTLPPALPDDAPLLTRLHDQMFRSEVLGSNDPSAAAYEAKAFGLLAETIVDTAKTELAAPRLDVMSDQIVWGRSPIRLDLAGGWTDTPPNCLINGGKVLNLAIELNGQPPLQVFIKPSAEYVITLRSIDLGVREDITTYEQLSDYNNSVGSAFCIPKAALCLAGFVPEFSANRYGSLAEQLKDFGMGIEVTLLAAIPKGSGLGTSSILASTVLGTLSDFCDLKWDKYAICSRTLVLEQMLTTGGGWQDQYGGVFGGIKLLESNPGIFQKPTVRWAPEFIFTDASAASVLLYYTGITRVAKNILAEIVKGMFLNGNGYLSILEEMNHHALKTYEAFQYGNLQQVAEATGISWELNQRLDGGTNTPETQAIIDRISDFIISCKLLGAGGGGYMLIFAKDVAAAAKVRSALSTNPLNNRARFVDWSISRDGFKTSRS, encoded by the coding sequence ATGAGAAAACTGATAAGCATTCCTCCGGCCTTTAAACAATTTGGCGACCAGCATTTTGCCAACGAAAACTATTACTTCAGCTCGGATCCTAAAGAGGGCAAAGTTGGCTCGGGTGGCGGAACCGTTAATTTATTGTACGAAGCCAGTAAAGAGGAGAAGGCCACGGGCCCGATAGGTAATTGGTTACGCAAAGAGAAGCGGTTGATTATCCATGCGGGTGGCCAAAGCCGGCGTTTGCCGGCGTATGCAGCCGTAGGCAAGGTGTTTACCCCCATGCCCATCTTTCGCTGGAAAAGAGGCCAGCGCATAGGCCAAACGCTGATTGACCTGCAGTTGCCGCTGTATGAAGAAATATTGAACAAAGCCCCCAAAAACCTCAATCACCTGGTAGCCAGCGGTGATGTGCTTATTCGCGCGGGGGGCATATTGCCCGAAATTCCGGATGCTGATATTGTTTGCTTTGGCCTGTGGGAGCGGCCCGAGAAAGCATCTAATTTTGGTGTTTTTTTTGCGCAAAAAAGCTCGCCCAAAGAGCTGGCCTTTGCCTTGCAAAAACCCACAGCTCAAAAATTGCAGGAGTTGCAACCTAACTACCTGTTTTTTATCGATATCGGCGTTTGGCTGTTTAGCCCCAAAGCTATGGAACTGATGTTTGAGCGTAGCGGGTGGAATAAAGATAGTAACTCGTTTACCAACGGCATTCCTTCGTTTTATGATATGTACACGGAGTTTGGGCAAGCCCTGGGCCAAAATCCAACCCTGAAAGACGATGCCATCAACCAGTTAAAAGTGGCGATTGTGCCACTCCCTAAAGGAGAATTTTATCATTTTGGCACCAGTGCCGAGCTGATAGAATCGACCGATAAATTGCAAAACCTGGTAAAAAACCAGGAAGAAATATGGCATAATAAAATAAAACCCAGCGCAGACTTGTTTACGCAGAATGCAATCACCAAACTTGACTTTACCGGCGCCAATAATTCTATCTGGATTGAGAATAGTAATATTGCCCATACCTGGAAATTGCGTTGCAGGCACATAATTACCGGCGCACCTGCAAATGATTGGGTGCTTGATTTGCCCGAAGAAACCTGTCTTGATTTTATACCCGTTGGCGATAACGATGAATGGTGTGTAAGGGTGTATAGCTTTTACAACCCCCAATTACCCGTTCGGGGAATAAATGCTAATAACGGCTATACCGCTGCCGACTGGTTTAATGAACCGGTTTACCCCATATTTAATGCGACAGACTTAAACAGTGAAATTATACAGGGCCTGATTGATAACCCATTTAATTACCCGGAAAAAGTAAAACGGTTAATTGCCGCAGCTGATGTTGCGGATGAAGTAAACCTTTACCGCCAGTACGCCCAGCGTGAAACTTTTTTAGAAAGTAACCTGCAAAGCATGGCTGCTAACTGGAAACAATCTGTTTTTTACCAGCTTGATTTGAAAAATGCTGCCGGGATATTCAAAAACGCAAAGCTAACGTTGCCGCCTGCTTTACCGGATGATGCCCCGCTGTTAACGCGCCTGCATGACCAGATGTTCAGGAGTGAGGTGTTGGGCTCGAACGATCCATCGGCTGCCGCTTACGAGGCAAAAGCATTTGGGTTGCTTGCCGAAACTATTGTTGACACAGCTAAAACCGAACTTGCGGCGCCTCGCCTGGATGTAATGTCCGATCAGATTGTTTGGGGCCGCAGCCCTATCAGGCTCGACCTGGCCGGTGGCTGGACAGACACCCCGCCAAACTGCCTCATAAACGGCGGTAAGGTACTTAACCTTGCCATTGAACTTAATGGCCAGCCCCCGCTACAGGTATTCATAAAACCCTCTGCCGAATATGTTATCACGCTACGATCCATTGATTTGGGTGTCAGGGAGGATATTACTACCTACGAGCAATTAAGTGATTATAATAATTCCGTAGGTTCGGCATTTTGTATTCCCAAAGCGGCGCTTTGCCTGGCGGGTTTTGTTCCGGAATTTTCGGCAAACAGGTATGGTTCGCTGGCAGAGCAATTGAAGGACTTTGGTATGGGCATCGAGGTAACGTTGCTGGCTGCTATTCCTAAGGGATCGGGCCTGGGCACAAGCTCAATCCTGGCAAGTACGGTATTGGGTACCCTGAGCGATTTTTGCGATTTGAAATGGGATAAATATGCCATCTGCTCGCGCACCTTGGTTTTAGAGCAAATGTTAACAACCGGTGGTGGCTGGCAGGATCAGTACGGCGGTGTTTTTGGCGGAATTAAGCTTTTGGAAAGCAATCCTGGTATTTTTCAAAAACCAACGGTGCGCTGGGCTCCTGAGTTTATTTTTACCGATGCTTCTGCGGCATCCGTGTTGTTATACTATACCGGAATTACCCGCGTAGCTAAAAATATCCTGGCCGAAATTGTAAAAGGAATGTTCCTTAACGGCAATGGCTATTTAAGTATCCTGGAAGAAATGAACCACCACGCCCTTAAAACCTACGAGGCTTTCCAATACGGTAACTTACAGCAAGTAGCCGAGGCTACAGGCATTAGCTGGGAGCTTAACCAGCGTTTGGATGGCGGCACCAACACACCCGAAACCCAGGCTATTATTGATCGGATCAGCGATTTTATCATCAGCTGTAAACTGCTGGGCGCAGGCGGCGGCGGTTATATGCTGATATTTGCAAAGGATGTGGCCGCAGCTGCAAAGGTGCGTAGCGCTCTTAGCACCAACCCGCTTAATAACAGGGCCAGATTTGTTGACTGGTCTATTTCGCGCGATGGATTTAAGACATCAAGAAGTTAA